One Mugil cephalus isolate CIBA_MC_2020 chromosome 8, CIBA_Mcephalus_1.1, whole genome shotgun sequence genomic window carries:
- the adgra2 gene encoding adhesion G protein-coupled receptor A2 produces the protein MTGGGGAAEVRSSRRTMFAPDVGIPLLPGRLVLMLLLLSASEPRLSQACPGPLASTSGCVCSEERPKAHGVQAMGKKVSCSKEELTELPDASLLPNRTMTLILSHNKIRALRNGSFFGLYALEKLDLKHNLISTIMPGAFQGLSELRKLDLSNNRIGCLTADMFQGLTNLTKLNLSGNIVSTMDSGVFEELPSLKLVNFNSEYLSCDCGLRWVPGFLRTSSVRLGEETLCAFPKSLRGKPLRGLKENQLSCDGPLELHTLSLLPSQRQVVFRGDRLPFHCTAALVDKMTTLHWRFNGQLVTSDPEMDIQLENSVLHDCTFITSELILFNVHVEASGKWECVVSTGRGNTSQAVEIVVLENSASFCPEDKVVNNRGEFRWPRTVAGITSYQYCLQLRYPSLTIEGGMEQKKASRYCDRTGKWQDGDYSNCHYTNGITRVLHTFILRPINASNAVTVAHQVRTYTLEAAGFTDSVDVMYVAQIMEKFMEYVKPLRELSEVMVEMGSNLMQVDDQILALAQREKRACSSIVYSLETLAWPQLHSHAQDFSMVSKNIVMEAHLIRPAHFTGITCTVYQRREVSAGSPGMEIPESAHEQQLNFRCSTGSHNTSLNNFPIKSSVALASVTLPATLFPPDATADCKLQFVAFRTGSFFPLSGNSSSAASRRRSVNTPVVFVGLDGCSMWNYSEPIWVSLRHLSPGTDAVAAQWSVKGPEKQGGWSQEGCQLVHSDSSTSTMRCYVLSNYAVLQEVPDFPNSTGSSIKVLHPVVYACTALLLLCLFTIIITHILHHSSIHISRKSWHTLLNTCFHIAMTTAIYAGGISLTSYPVVCQAVGIALHYSSLSTLLWIGVSARVIYKETVWRMPRQPEGDSPTPPTQRPMLRFYLIADGVPLIICGITAAVNVNNYGDNSPYCWLVWRSSLGSFFVPAGLVVLVTWIYFLCTVFRLKHRVAKECTGTTLSSPVTESHPALAGSTSLLSTDSVVGPINPIVPPEDEYSLKTQFSVLVATHFLFVVLWCCGAMAMWLTGHTSLLFSCLYGVTAIVLGVFLVVHHCFRRLDVQASWLACCPGYQRAHPISTYTHTCTTGSGVQTSEQGSQLFINCHPPGDSHNSSSARSSSTPSGISSVGPGPCKLTNLLQVAQDSPNNTSRVTTGNNTSTSTDNVTKPTNNVPPIINSAAPVHPQRRKVSSRTKQGSSQYYHRGEGRGHYRLKALRTAGGGGSLGALGPTGLEHLNSSHAVYKAATSENGSLHHSLSENQGSPLTNGKRVGESVATSPSEGSDGSSGSRKPFPLLPSMASRAAMHGAQRRCASRDNLKLAASAERETKRCSYPLNSVTTTVPGAAAPNGTLKNSVLELEQDMSGTDQSQSSVGMKSGLWKSETTV, from the exons gataCTGAGCCACAACAAAATCAGAGCTCTGAGAAACGGATCCTTCTTTGGACTTTATGCTTTGGAGAAGCT GGACCTCAAGCACAACTTAATCAGCACCATCATGCCTGGAGCCTTCCAGGGCTTATCTGAGCTTCGGAAACT CGACCTTTCCAACAACCGCATTGGCTGCCTGACTGCAGACATGTTCCAGGGGCTGACCAATCTCACTAAACT GAACCTCTCCGGCAACATCGTGTCCACCATGGATTCAGGGGTGTTCGAAGAGCTACCGTCCCTCAAGCTAGT GAACTTCAACTCCGAGTACCTGTCGTGCGACTGCGGGCTGCGCTGGGTCCCAGGCTTCTTGCGCACCAGTTCAGTACGTTTAGGAGAGGAAACCTTGTGCGCCTTCCCCAAGAGCCTGAGAGGAAAGCCTCTGCGTGGACTAAAGGAAAACCAGCTGAGCTGTG ACGGCCCTCTGGAGCTGCACACCCTGTCGCTTCTGCCCTCCCAACGTCAGGTGGTCTTCAGGGGTGATCGGCTGCCCTTCCACTGCACCGCTGCTCTGGTGGATAAGATGACCACCTTACACTGGCGTTTCAACGGTCAGCTGGTGACGTCCGACCCAGAAATGGATATCCAGCTTGAGAACAGTGTGCTGCATGACTGCACCTTCATCACCAG TGAACTTATCTTATTCAACGTACATGTGGAGGCCAGCGGAAAGTGGGAGTGTGTGGTTTCTACTGGGCGGGGCAACACCTCTCAGGCTGTGGAAATAGTTGTGCTGGAGAACAGCGCCTCCTTCTGTCCAGAAGATAAAGTTGTAAACAACCGTGGGGAGTTCAG GTGGCCCAGAACTGTGGCAGGCATCACCTCTTATCAGTACTGCCTGCAGCTGCGTTATCCCTCCCTGACCATCGAAGGGGGCATGGAGCAGAAAAAAGCTTCTCGATACTGTGACCGTACTGGAAAGTGGCAGGACGGCGACTACTCAAACTGTCACTACACCAATGGCATCACCCGTGTCCTGCACACTTTCATCCTG AGGCCCATCAACGCCTCCAACGCTGTCACAGTCGCACATCAGGTCCGCACCTACACGCTGGAGGCTGCAGGTTTCACCGACTCAGTAGACGTGATGTATGTGGCACAGATCATGGAGAAGTTTATGGAATATGTCAAGCCGCTGCGAGAG TTGTCAGAGGTGATGGTCGAGATGGGCAGTAACCTGATGCAGGTGGATGACCAGATCCTTGCCCTCgctcagagagagaagagagcctGTAGCTCCATCGTCTACTCCCTAGAGACGCTGGCCTGGCCGCAGCTACACAGCCATGCTCAGGACTTCTCCATG GTGTCTAAGAACATTGTGATGGAGGCCCACCTAATTCGACCGGCCCACTTCACTGGTATAACCTGCACCGTGTATCAGCGGCGCGAGGTGTCAGCGGGAAGCCCAGGAATGGAAATTCCAGAGTCAGCTCATGAACAACAGCTTAATTTCCGCTGCAGCACTGGCTCCCATAACACCTCCCTCAACAATTTCCCCATAAAG AGTTCTGTAGCCCTGGCGTCAGTGACTCTCCCGGCAACTCTGTTTCCTCCTGATGCCACAGCGGACTGTAAGCTACAGTTTGTGGCTTTCCGAACTGGCAGCTTTTTCCCTTTGTCTGGGAACTCGAGCAGCGCTGCCTCTCGCAGACGTAGCGTCAACACTCCTGTCGTCTTTGTTGGACTCG ACGGCTGCAGCATGTGGAACTACTCGGAGCCCATCTGGGTGTCGCTGCGCCACTTGTCCCCCGGTACTGATGCCGTGGCAGCTCAGTGGAGTGTTAAGGGGCCGGAGAAGCAGGGAGGCTGGAGCCAGGAGGGTTGCCAGCTGGTCCATAGCGACAGCAGCACCTCCACAATGCGCTGCTACGTGCTTAGCAATTATGCTGTCCTGCAG GAGGTGCCCGACTTCCCCAACTCCACAGGCAGTTCCATAAAGGTGCTCCACCCCGTGGTGTATGCCTGCACTGCGCTGCTGCTCCTGTGCctcttcaccatcatcattacGCATATATTACACCACAG CTCAATTCACATATCAAGAAAAAGCTGGCACACATTGCTGAATACCTGCTTCCACATCGCCATGACAACAGCCATCTACGCAGGAGGCATAAGCTTGACCAGCTACCCAGTGGTTTGTCAAGCA GTGGGCATTGCCCTGCACTACTCCTCGCTGTCAACCCTGCTGTGGATCGGAGTCAGCGCCAGGGTCATTTACAAAGAAACCGTGTGGAGAATGCCACGGCAGCCAGAGGGAGATTCTCCTACTCCGCCTACTCAGCGACCCATGCTCAG GTTCTATTTGATAGCTGATGGAGTTCCCCTCATCATTTGTGGGATCACCGCAGCTGTCAATGTCAACAACTATGGAGACAACAGCCCTTA CTGCTGGCTGGTCTGGCGCTCGAGTCTGGGGTCATTCTTTGTCCCCGCCGGCCTAGTTGTGTTGGTGACCTGGATCTACTTCCTGTGCACTGTGTTTCGCCTGAAGCACCGTGTGGCCAAAGAATGCACAGGAACCACCTTGTCCTCTCCTGTGACTGAGAGCCATCCTGCGCTGGCAGGAAGCACCAGCCTGCTGTCCACAGACTCGGTGGTGGGACCTATAAACCCCATTGTGCCTCCAGAGGACGAGTACTCTCTGAAGACACAGTTCTCTGTGCTGGTGGCcacccacttcctgtttgtggttCTGTGGTGTTGTGGAGCCATGGCAATGTGGCTAACGGGCCACACAAGCTTGTTATTCAGCTGTCTCTATGGGGTGACCGCCATCGTTTTGGGGGTGTTTCTGGTGGTGCACCACTGCTTTCGACGTCTGGATGTGCAGGCCTCGTGGCTGGCTTGTTGCCCGGGCTATCAGCGCGCGCATCCCATCTCTACttacacacacacctgcactaCTGGGAGTGGAGTTCAGACGTCTGAGCAGGGATCCCAGCTTTTCATCAACTGCCACCCACCTGGCGATTCTCACAACTCTTCATCAGCCAGGTCATCGTCCACGCCGAGTGGGATCAGCAGCGTTGGCCCTGGGCCTTGCAAGCTCACCAACCTGCTGCAGGTGGCACAAGACAGTCCAAACAACACCTCACGTGTCACTACCGGCAACAACACTAGCACCAGTACTGACAACGTCACCAAGCCAACAAACAATGTTCCTCCCATCATTAACTCTGCAGCGCCTGTACACCCCCAGAGAAGGAAAGTGAGTAGCAGAACTAAACAAGGGAGTAGCCAGTATTATCATCGGGGTGAAGGCAGAGGTCACTACCGTCTCAAAGCTCTAAGGACTGCGGGAGGTGGGGGCAGTCTTGGAGCTCTGGGCCCCACAGGTTTAGAGCACCTCAACTCATCACATGCTGTTTACAAAGCGGCCACCAGTGAGAATGGCAGCCTCCACCACAGCCTCTCAGAGAACCAGGGTAGTCCACTGACGAATGGGAAGCGGGTGGGAGAGTCGGTCGCCACCAGCCCCTCAGAGGGTAGTGACGGAAGCAGCGGAAGCCGCAAACCCTTCCCGCTGCTGCCGTCCATGGCCAGCAGAGCGGCCATGCACGGAGCTCAGCGCCGATGCGCCAGCAGAGACAATTTGAAACTGGCCGCATCCGCAGAACGTGAGACTAAGCGCTGCTCGTACCCTTTGAACAGTGTCACCACCACTGTGCCGGGGGCCGCGGCGCCAAATGGCACCCTAAAAAACTCTGTGCTAGAGCTGGAGCAGGACATGAGCGGCACCGACCAATCCCAGAGCTCTGTTGGAATGAAGAGTGGTTTGTGGAAAAGCGAAACCACAGTATAA